A genome region from Stenotrophomonas maltophilia includes the following:
- a CDS encoding RNA polymerase sigma factor — protein MSPNALALVELLIRERRALSRFIARYLDPASTEDTLQNLYLKASSVPGDPPILEPRGYLYRMAYHHALNRSQADARERRAMAEYAVDMADARHDGEAQALDQAQLREITQTILALPAQVRECFVLNRYLGLSEREIAARLGISKSVVGKYVLRAALLIQQHQQGTRR, from the coding sequence ATGTCTCCCAATGCCCTGGCGCTGGTCGAGCTGCTGATCCGCGAGCGCCGTGCGTTGTCCCGCTTCATCGCGCGCTACCTCGACCCAGCCAGTACCGAGGACACCCTGCAGAACCTGTACCTGAAGGCCAGCAGCGTACCCGGCGATCCCCCCATCCTCGAGCCGCGCGGGTATCTGTACCGGATGGCCTACCACCACGCGCTCAACCGCAGCCAGGCTGACGCCCGCGAGCGGCGCGCGATGGCCGAGTACGCCGTCGACATGGCCGATGCACGCCATGATGGCGAGGCCCAGGCGCTGGACCAGGCGCAGCTGCGCGAGATCACCCAGACCATCCTTGCCTTGCCAGCGCAGGTACGCGAGTGCTTCGTGCTCAACCGTTACCTGGGCCTGAGCGAGCGCGAGATCGCCGCGCGCCTCGGCATTTCCAAGAGCGTGGTGGGCAAATACGTACTGCGCGCGGCATTGCTGATCCAGCAGCACCAGCAGGGAACACGCCGATGA
- a CDS encoding OsmC family protein, giving the protein MAYARIVSSADNYLHHISNGTFEVDADEPASLGGQGKGFAPFDLYLASLAACTAITLRMYAQRKGWELGEFHAELRSDRDEDGRFHVHRVLHASAELSDAQWHRLLEVVEKTPVTLVMREGARITSERGAAA; this is encoded by the coding sequence ATGGCCTACGCACGCATTGTTTCGAGCGCCGACAACTACCTGCACCACATCAGCAACGGCACATTCGAGGTGGATGCGGACGAGCCTGCCTCGCTGGGCGGTCAGGGCAAGGGTTTCGCGCCGTTCGATCTGTATCTGGCCTCGCTGGCGGCATGTACTGCCATCACCCTGCGCATGTACGCGCAGCGCAAGGGCTGGGAGCTGGGCGAGTTCCATGCCGAGCTGCGCTCGGACCGTGACGAGGATGGACGCTTCCATGTGCACCGCGTGCTGCATGCCAGCGCCGAGCTGAGCGATGCACAGTGGCATCGGTTGCTGGAAGTCGTGGAGAAGACCCCGGTTACGCTGGTGATGCGCGAGGGTGCGCGCATCACCAGTGAACGCGGGGCCGCCGCGTAA
- a CDS encoding FecR family protein gives MTTSEPSPRQARQALRWVIRCSAGPLPDRQQRTLQRWLQSDPRHALAWRRQQAFWQGLDGAGPDVLAALPGLTADREGLRPLAPRRRLPWLLASAAAVVLMVAAAPHALLLARSDLRSSDAPRVVQLEDGSTAVLDAGAALAIEFNGQQRRLRLLRGQAWFQVAHEARPFQVEAAGGLVRDIGTAFSVSRLDTTVTTRVSEGAVDVRPGDGSVQRLHAGQARTFRDGRWLQPVQLEDPEAMAPWRRGEVVIDDQPAAQAIADLARYRRAPVWVLGGQGARVRVSGLFHLQQPETAIDAVAAQAGLRVQRLPGGAMVLW, from the coding sequence ATGACCACGTCCGAACCCTCGCCGCGTCAGGCCAGGCAGGCGTTGCGCTGGGTGATACGGTGCAGTGCGGGTCCGCTGCCGGATCGCCAGCAACGAACCCTGCAGCGCTGGCTGCAGTCCGATCCGCGCCATGCGCTGGCATGGCGCCGGCAACAGGCCTTCTGGCAAGGGTTGGATGGCGCTGGGCCCGACGTACTGGCCGCGTTGCCCGGGTTGACGGCTGATCGCGAAGGGCTGCGTCCGCTCGCGCCGCGCCGCCGGCTGCCATGGCTGCTGGCCAGCGCTGCGGCGGTGGTGCTGATGGTTGCCGCTGCGCCACACGCGCTGCTGCTGGCACGCAGTGACCTGCGCAGCAGCGATGCACCGCGCGTGGTGCAGCTGGAGGACGGCAGCACCGCTGTACTCGACGCCGGCGCCGCACTGGCGATTGAATTCAATGGCCAGCAGCGCCGCCTTCGCCTGCTGCGCGGCCAGGCCTGGTTCCAGGTGGCGCACGAGGCGCGCCCGTTCCAGGTGGAGGCGGCGGGCGGGCTGGTCCGTGATATCGGCACTGCCTTCAGCGTGTCGAGGCTGGACACCACGGTCACCACCCGGGTCAGCGAAGGCGCGGTCGATGTGCGTCCGGGCGATGGCAGCGTGCAGCGCCTGCATGCCGGGCAGGCGCGCACGTTCCGCGACGGTCGCTGGCTGCAGCCGGTGCAGCTGGAGGATCCCGAGGCCATGGCGCCGTGGCGGCGTGGCGAGGTGGTGATCGACGATCAACCGGCCGCGCAGGCCATCGCCGATCTGGCGCGCTACCGTCGTGCCCCGGTGTGGGTGCTGGGCGGGCAGGGCGCACGCGTGCGGGTGAGTGGCCTGTTCCACCTGCAGCAACCGGAGACCGCCATCGATGCGGTTGCCGCGCAGGCGGGACTGCGCGTGCAGCGCCTGCCGGGCGGGGCCATGGTGCTGTGGTGA
- a CDS encoding TonB-dependent receptor, which produces MPSTASACHRRATVLALSISTALLPLAWVPVVHAQPAIVAPVRQYAIPEQPLADAVRAFGRQADVQVVFRSDIVEGRRSSAVSGEYSQMQALQQLLRGSGVRAQRGMDGTWSLRAAAEAGEGEGVRVTETLDVAGRLQSEGGEARDRRGYDDVFALDLTTAYSGRDRVERYRGSNPADVVKDLVGVFSGDARNSGALDINIRGIQGPGRVPVSIDGGEQALTVWRGYNGVSNRNYIDPNLIGGIQVIKGPGLVRDVHSGIGGALVIKTIDVDDIVAAGERFGGELKIEGSSNAVAPRLPRLHTGEDYRIVRGFPQGSPNSPYDDRTLVVPVKSRSGNNPFNGEDQAWRLALGYRGDTVDLMAAYAWRKRGNYFSGSKGSGYYDQDPREQFEYQGIDYITTLARYFKPGDEVPNTSSEQESWLVKGGWQINDDQQLKATWRRTLSHYGEIMPSRILSAPDYGRIQWPLSRVASDAWNLEYRFQPADSRWLDLYANLWRTETDSDTYTAGGFPNFAPGNPAWNPDASPILRNTALANARNDRTGLTLSNRFALHSTLDLTVGGNWQYEKLGSRDPYFGPSDGWRMYPRAGRRQEGEGYLNLEWRPVDFLTLNAGVRYSRYWAFDDFLQAHPELLTKGVGSREATYRTNELPERPASLQAEIDALEAEREFWESIGMGSVIDDALHGLLAYYETPQAVEHRIAWQPDASGNYSRATNPCLNGHVAAIPGALPLYAGSDLVCSIGSTLQSRPVDGRNERRRDHAWLPSFSATVNLSPAARVYLRYSEAARFPSMFESTIAFSSSLNPLYALKPEHAYNYELGYVHNLSGLFGNTADADVKLAYYVHKTRNVIERDAYFMFDNIDKQTIRGIELQARFDNRRFFTDLGITRTLENEVCDESAAVLLDANRGLVPNCVQDGFVSGYLLTQAIPKLSVNLSLGTRLFDEQLELGSRIVHYQRHENPDLQAYRDRLLAGGSSLLWQNVPFTWGNITTVDAYARWRFNQHASVELVGSNLGNRYYVDPATRSTLPAPGRTIKLGVTARF; this is translated from the coding sequence ATGCCGTCCACGGCATCCGCCTGTCATCGTCGCGCCACCGTCCTGGCCCTGTCCATCTCCACCGCACTGCTGCCGCTGGCCTGGGTGCCGGTCGTGCACGCGCAACCGGCGATCGTCGCACCGGTGCGCCAGTACGCCATTCCGGAGCAACCACTGGCCGACGCGGTGCGTGCCTTTGGCCGCCAGGCTGATGTGCAGGTGGTGTTCCGCAGCGACATTGTGGAGGGCCGCCGCTCCAGTGCGGTGAGTGGCGAGTACAGCCAGATGCAGGCCCTGCAGCAGCTGCTGCGGGGCAGCGGCGTGCGCGCGCAGCGCGGCATGGACGGCACCTGGAGCCTGCGGGCCGCAGCGGAGGCGGGTGAGGGGGAAGGGGTACGGGTGACCGAGACACTGGACGTGGCCGGTCGCCTGCAGTCGGAAGGGGGAGAGGCCCGTGATCGGCGCGGCTACGATGATGTGTTCGCGCTGGACCTGACCACGGCGTATTCGGGGCGCGACCGGGTAGAGCGTTACCGCGGCTCCAACCCGGCCGATGTGGTCAAGGATCTGGTCGGCGTGTTCAGTGGCGATGCGCGCAACAGCGGCGCGCTGGACATCAACATCCGTGGCATCCAGGGGCCGGGGCGGGTGCCGGTCAGCATCGACGGTGGCGAACAGGCGCTTACGGTCTGGCGCGGCTACAACGGCGTCAGCAACCGCAACTACATCGATCCCAACCTGATTGGTGGCATCCAGGTCATCAAGGGGCCAGGGCTGGTGCGCGATGTGCACAGCGGGATCGGTGGCGCGCTGGTGATCAAGACCATCGATGTCGATGACATCGTTGCGGCCGGCGAGCGCTTCGGCGGGGAGCTGAAGATCGAAGGCAGCAGCAATGCCGTGGCGCCGCGCCTGCCACGCCTGCACACCGGCGAGGACTACCGCATCGTGCGGGGATTCCCGCAGGGCTCGCCGAACTCGCCCTATGACGACCGCACCCTGGTGGTGCCGGTGAAGTCGCGCAGCGGCAACAACCCCTTCAACGGCGAAGACCAGGCCTGGCGCCTGGCACTGGGCTACCGCGGCGATACCGTCGACCTGATGGCGGCCTACGCCTGGCGCAAGCGTGGCAACTACTTCTCCGGCAGCAAGGGAAGTGGCTACTACGACCAGGATCCGCGCGAGCAGTTCGAGTACCAGGGCATCGATTACATCACCACGCTGGCACGCTACTTCAAGCCCGGCGATGAAGTGCCCAATACCTCCAGCGAACAGGAGTCGTGGCTGGTCAAGGGTGGCTGGCAGATCAACGACGACCAGCAGCTGAAGGCCACCTGGCGGCGCACGCTGTCGCACTACGGCGAGATCATGCCCTCGCGCATCCTGTCCGCGCCGGATTACGGGCGCATCCAATGGCCGCTCAGCCGCGTCGCCTCCGATGCCTGGAACCTGGAGTACCGCTTCCAGCCAGCCGACAGCCGTTGGCTGGACCTGTATGCCAATCTATGGCGCACCGAGACGGACAGCGACACCTACACCGCAGGCGGCTTTCCGAACTTCGCGCCAGGCAACCCGGCGTGGAACCCGGACGCCAGCCCGATCCTGCGCAACACCGCGTTGGCCAATGCGCGCAACGACCGCACCGGCCTGACCCTGAGCAACCGCTTCGCGCTGCATTCCACCCTCGACCTGACCGTGGGTGGCAACTGGCAATACGAAAAGCTCGGCTCGCGTGACCCGTACTTCGGTCCCTCCGATGGCTGGCGCATGTACCCGCGCGCCGGCCGCCGCCAGGAAGGCGAGGGCTATCTGAACCTGGAATGGCGCCCGGTCGATTTCCTCACCCTCAATGCCGGCGTGCGCTACAGCCGGTACTGGGCGTTCGACGACTTTCTGCAGGCGCATCCGGAGCTGCTGACCAAGGGCGTGGGCAGCAGGGAGGCGACCTACCGGACCAACGAGCTGCCCGAGCGGCCGGCCAGTCTGCAGGCGGAGATCGACGCGCTCGAGGCCGAACGTGAGTTCTGGGAGAGTATCGGCATGGGTTCGGTGATCGACGATGCATTGCATGGCCTGCTGGCGTACTACGAGACGCCGCAGGCGGTGGAACACCGCATCGCCTGGCAGCCTGATGCCAGCGGCAACTACAGCCGTGCCACCAACCCCTGCCTCAATGGCCATGTGGCGGCGATTCCCGGTGCGCTGCCGCTCTACGCGGGCAGCGACCTGGTCTGCAGCATCGGCAGCACTCTGCAGTCGCGACCGGTGGATGGACGCAATGAACGCCGTCGTGACCATGCCTGGCTTCCCAGTTTCTCGGCCACGGTGAACCTTTCGCCGGCCGCACGCGTCTACCTGCGCTACAGCGAGGCGGCGCGCTTCCCGAGCATGTTCGAAAGCACCATCGCCTTCTCCAGCAGCCTCAACCCGCTGTATGCGCTCAAGCCGGAACACGCCTACAACTACGAACTGGGCTACGTGCACAACCTTTCCGGCCTGTTCGGCAACACCGCCGATGCCGACGTCAAGCTGGCCTATTACGTGCACAAGACCCGCAACGTGATCGAGCGTGATGCGTATTTCATGTTCGACAACATCGACAAGCAGACCATTCGCGGCATCGAGCTGCAGGCGCGCTTCGACAACCGGCGCTTCTTCACCGACCTGGGCATCACCCGCACGCTGGAAAACGAGGTGTGCGACGAAAGTGCGGCCGTGCTGCTGGACGCCAATCGTGGCCTGGTCCCGAACTGCGTGCAGGACGGCTTCGTCAGTGGCTACCTGCTGACCCAAGCGATTCCGAAGCTGTCGGTGAACCTGTCGCTGGGCACGCGCCTGTTCGATGAGCAGTTGGAACTGGGGAGCCGCATCGTCCACTACCAGCGCCACGAGAACCCCGATCTGCAGGCGTACCGCGACCGGCTGCTGGCCGGCGGCAGCAGCCTGCTGTGGCAGAACGTGCCGTTCACCTGGGGCAACATCACCACCGTCGACGCCTATGCGCGCTGGCGCTTCAACCAGCACGCCAGCGTCGAGCTGGTCGGCAGCAACCTCGGCAACCGCTACTACGTCGACCCGGCCACGCGCTCCACGCTTCCGGCGCCGGGCCGCACGATCAAGCTCGGCGTCACCGCGCGCTTCTGA